The genome window CAAACAGGTTGGGAAGCAGCTTCTTCGTTAAGTAAAACCTTTGTAAATATCGGTGGACGAATGAATTTGGATTTTGTCTTTAGACAATTTATTGCTAGAGGGGTTGTTGATGGAATTATAGAAAAAAGAGAATTTTTTGTTCCAACATTAACATTTAAATATGCTCAACCTCTACTTAAAAATGCTTTTGGATTATTAGATCGTTCACCAATTGCTTTGGCTGGATTAGATAAAAGAATGGCAAGTTGGACCGTAGAAGAAGAAAATGCCTATTTATTAGCTAATTATAAAAAAATATATATGCAATGGATTGTATACGCTCAAATCCAAGAATTTTTGATAGAATCTTTGGATAATTCAAAAGAATTAGAAAAAATTAGTAAAGCTCAACGAGATATTGGTTATATAGATGAAATTGATTACCAAAATGCAAAAATGCTTAGTCTAGAAATCGAAAGTGAGTTATTAGATGTAGAAAGAACTTATACAAATCTTTTGTATCAGATTTCTTATTTAGTAGATAATACTAATATTAAACCCGATCTTGGCGAATGGGATATATTAACAGCAGCATTAAATAATGAAAGTTTTCAAGGAATTCCTTTTACTGATACCAGACAAGCGTTGATTTTGTCTTTTATGCAAAATAAGATCAAACACTCTGTTGGAGCTTTACGTAATTCAGCATTACCAGAATTAAATTTATTATTAACAGCAGCGATGGAAGTATATTCTACAAATAGTACATCACAAATCAATCAAATGATTTTAGTGCCAGCATACTATGTTGGACTACAATTTAAATATCCTTTAGGTGATATGGATTATAAAGCTAATTCAACAGAGTTACAAAAATATCAATTAGAGTATCGATTTTTAGTAACAAAATATCAGAATGAATTTGATTACAAAATGAGTGAAAAAGAAAGAAATCTGACATTTTATAATCAAAAAATTAATAATAGACAGATTGTTAGAAAAGCATTAGAAAAACGCTATACTTCTCAATACAAAGGTTTTTTACAAGGTAGAAATATATTAGCGAATCTTATTGATACAAGAAATAAAATGTTACAAAATAGAATTGAAGAAGCAGATATGCAATTACGATTGATTTTTGAATATTTTGATTTTATAGCAATGAATAATAGAGATGAGATTTCTATGGGACAGTCTATGTCTTTAGACTAATAGAATATTTATCTAACAGAGAATATAAGTAGAACACTAGATAATAAAAAACAAGCTCAAATTATATAGAGCTTGTTTTTGTTTGTAAGGAAGTAGATGTTTTTTTTGATTCTAAGCGATCTACCCAAGATTTTGCAACTTTAGCAGTCATGGCTCTTACTCGTAAAATGTAAGATTCTCTTTCTGTTACGGAAATAGCTCCTAATGATCCTAAAGTATTGAATATATGAGAACATTTAATAGCTAGATCATAAGCTGCAAAAATTGCGTTTCCTTGAATTGCTCGGAAAAATTCTTTTTCAAAATCATTAAATAATCTAAAATAAAGTGCTTGATCTGCAATTTCAAAAGAATATGTTGAATAATCCCACTCTGAATCTAAATGTAAGTCTCCATAAGTTGTTGTATCATTCCATTGAATATCTTTAAAATGTTCTACATCTTGAAGATACATAGCTAGTCGTTCGGTACCATATGTTAATTCAGCAGGGACAGATGGCAGTGAAATACCACCGATTTGTTGAAAATATGTGAATTGAGTTACTTCCATACCATCAAGCCATACTTCCCAACCTAATCCCCAAGCTCCAAGGGTGGGTGATTTCCAATCATCATGAACAAATCGAAGATCATGTTTTGTGATATCAATACCTAGATATTCCAAACTTTGAATATATAAATCTAAAATATTAGCAGGAGCTGGTTTTAGTAATGCTTGAAATTGATAATAAAATCCCATTCGATTTGGATTAGTTCCATAACGCCCGTCTCCAGGTCTACGACAAGGTTCTACATATGCTACACGCCAAGGTTCATCCCCCAAAGATCGCAAAAAAGTATCTGGGTTAAAAGTTCCAGCACCTTTTTCTAAATCGTAAGGTTCACGAATTAAACAATCTTGTTTTGCCCAGAATTCTTTTAATTTAAAAATAATATCTTGAAATGTAAGTGCATTGGGATTTCTCATAAGTTTCACCTTTAATATTAATATATATTAATTATATCATAATTATTTATAAATCTCAAGTATGTTATTGAGATGCTTTGATGAGCCTATCTCTTAATGCTACGCCTTGTCCGTGATTCGGAGGGAGTTCACAATATATCGTAGAAATATTAAGTTTATCACATTGGAAGAAAGTATAGTATAAGGCATGAGCATAATCAATAGCATTATCAAAATGAAAAACATGTTGATATGAGGATAAATCCCTATCATAGTTAATAAATAAAAGAGCTGAATTGTCACATGCTTTGGGAGGTGTTCCTTCAAAAGCAATAATAGTTGCTTTAGGTTTGTAATGAGTGAATTGTGTTCCTGGAGAATGGTGCTCTTGAGAAGTGTTTGTACTTGGTACAATGCCTATTTGGTCAGCGATCATCTCTGCTGTAATAAAGCCTGATCGTAGAATATAAATTTTATTTCCATCAGTTTTTACAACAGTGGATTCTATTCCTATATCCAAAGTCCCTCCATCTAAAATAATAGCTTTATCTTCCATATAAAATTTTGCCATTTCATAAGTAGTTGGAGATGGTTGCCCAGAAATATTGGCAGAAGGAGCACAAATAGGCAAATTCACAGCAGATAAAAATTCCAAAGCTATAGGGTGGTTTGGAATTCTTACACCAACAGTGTTTAGTCCACAAGTAACATTAGATGAGATTTCTTTTTTTTTGGGTAAGATTAATGATAGAGGTCCTGGAGAAAATTTTTCAAAGAGTTTTTGTTCAAGAGGAGAAAGAGAAGTTGTAACACTGAGTATTTGATCTATAGTTGCGATATGAACAATCAGAGGATTAGAAGGGGGGCGATTTTTTAATTCAAAAATACGAGACACACTTTGATGGCAAAAAGCGTCAGCACCTAGTCCATAAACTGTTTCTGTAGGAAAAACAACACATTCTTTGCTAAGAATAGCATCAATAGCTAATTGTAAAGATTTGTTCATAACAATTTAATGTTTTGTATGTTTACGAAGAATTTGGTCAATAATCTTCAAATAATTTGAAGAACTATCTATGGTAGCATGAACTAGTCCTAATTTTCTAAAAATTCTATTATATTGGAGTGTAAAAGTATTACTATCTGTAATAGAGTTCTTACCTAGTGTTCTTAAGATAGTTTGATTAGATTCCATATCTTCTAGTTCTGCGATAATTGGTAGGATATAAGGACTTGTAAAATTTTGTTCAATAGGATCTGTGATAACAATAGGAATGATCTCGTGTTTTTTTGAAAGAGTTCCTAAAGCGTGTTCATACGAGTCATCAAAAAAATCACTTAATATAAAAATGATAGCTTTTTTTTTGATAAGATGATTTGCTTTTCGAAATACATTATTAAGATCAGTTTTTTTTGAGGTAGAAGGATGATAAAATACATCTCGAATAATTCTAAGAATATGAGAATAATTATGCATAGGTGGAATAATTTTCTCTATTTTATCTGAACTTAAAATCAGTCCTGTTTTGTCATTAGCAAAGAAAGAGGTAAAACCAAGTAAAGCAGTAATTTCTGCCATAAGATGTCTTTTGGATTTTACACTACCAAAATCACCTGATGCTGAAATATCAACGATGAAATATGTTTGTAACTCACGTTCTTCAATAAATGTTTTGATGAAAGGTTCGTTCATACGAGCAGTCACATTCCAATCAATATCTCTAACATTGTCTCCCGGAGTATAGGCACGAACTTCATCAAATTCCATACCACGACCTTTGAAGGAGCTTTTATAATCACTTTGTAAAGAGCTATTAACCATTTTTCGAGCTTTAATCGCTAGGTGTTTTGTTTGAGCAACAATCTCAGAAATAGAAAATTTTTCAATGTTTTCAGCCATAACAATCCCTTAATATTATTTTTTTTCTTTTTCAAGAGTAGTAGAATCTATGTAATCGATAGGATCGTTTTGACTTTTTGTTTGTTCAAAAGGATCTTGGTAAGCTTTAATATTCACAACTTTAATATTAAAATTTGGCGATTTACCTCTGATACAAGCTATAATTAATACGACAATAATATAGAAAAAAAACCCAACTATTAAAATAACAAACAAAGGCAACCATAAATAAATTAATAAAAAAATACCGATAATAAAAGAAACAAAAGAGTAAAGTGGTGAATTAATAATAAATTTCATTTTTTAAAAGAATGGAAAACGATATAATATAGCATGAAGGAAAGTAGTTAATAAAGTTAACCATCCAGCAATAGGGGTTATTTTTTCTAATATAGGAGTTAATTTCTCATTAAAAGATGCAAATGGAATCAAATCTAATAACTGTGGATAAAGAATTAAAGCATCTAAAAATAAAATAGTAGCAGGAATCAAAGCACCTATTAAAGGTAGTCCCCCATAAATAGAACCGAAATTAGGTCCAAAAAAATTCCATACTGCAAACAACAGAGCCATATAAGCCATATTTTTTTTTACAATTTCAATTTGTAAGAACAATAAAAACTCTTGTATTTTTAATAGTAAATCTGATGTTTTAGCTTGTTTGGATATATATGATGATAGATAATTTTCTATTTGATTTGCTAATAGAATAATGGAAAATGTTGCTAATATAACTAATAATAATAATACACCTAAAATTGACATAATGAACTCCTTTGTATATATTATATATACTATATATATTTTAGTCAATATATATAGTATATATAAATAAATTATTTTTATTTATATATAGTACTTGATAATAAATTAGTTATATAGTATAATTTATTTATTGCACTGATATCAAGTGTAATTCTATTTTTTGTATAGTATGTAGGGAGTATATATGAGTGCAATAACAACAGAGAGAAACCCTATAAATATAGGTGTTGTTGGTACAGGTCATATGGGACGATACCATATTAATTTATTAACTAAAATTATACCTAATGAATATGTTTATATTTATGATGTTAATACAACATTAAGTTCTAAAATAGCAAAAGAATATGATGTAACTCGCTGTTCTTCTTATGAAGAATTATTAAGCAAGGTAGATGCGGTTGTGGTTGTCGTTCCAACTTGCTTGCATTATGAATATTCAATGCAAGCAATGCGTGCTAATTGTCATGTTTTGGTGGAAAAACCTATATCAGATAACTTAGAACATGCACAATTAATGATGAGCTATGCAGAAGATAATAATTTAATACTACATATTGGGCATATTGAGCGTTTTAATGGAGCTGTGCAAGCATTGAGAGAATTTGTTGATAATCCTCATTATTTTCAAACACAACGGATTGGGTCAGTTTCTCGTATTCAAGATGTTGGTGTTGTTTTAGATTTAATGATTCATGATATTGATATTATTTTATCTTTGGTAGATGCTCCTGTAAAAGAAGTTACTGCTTATGGAGAATCTATTATTACTAATTTTGAAGACTATGCTTTGGCTACACTTTATTTTGAGAATGGAGTGATTGCATCATTAACAGCTAGTCGTGTATCAAGTTACAAAGCAAGAAATATTATTTTATCTCAAGAAAAAAATTATATTGATCTAAATTATGCTACTAATGATCTGCTAATATATCGTAATCAAGATAACCAATATGATATTTCTCAAGATCAAATCACTTACAAAGAAGGTCATTTGGTAGACAGAGTTTTTGTTCATAAAGACAATCCGCTCAAAGCTGAGTTAGAATATTTTATAGATGATATTAATAATGATACTGGAGGGGATAAATATAAAAACATTCTGTGGGATGCACATTCTAATTTGTATACTATGGAAATTGCTTTTAAAATTTTACAAGAAATTGAAAGAAATAAAAAAAATCGAACATAATTAAAAAAAAATTAAATCTCTCTTGCGTCTCTCAAACGCAAATCAAAAAAATCATCTTCTAGTTCTGTGGCTAGTAACATTTTCAATACTAATTCTACACTTTGTGTACGGATTTCTTCTCTATTACCCTCTAATAAAAATTTCTGAGACCAACCACCATCTTGTGATAAAATAGCAGTGTATATAGTGCCTATAGGCTTTTCTATAGTTCCTCCCTCAGGCCCTGCTATCCCTGTAATAGAAATAACATAATCTGCTTGTGAAATTTGTAATGCCCCTTTAACCATTGCTATAGCACATTCAAAACTCACCGCTCCATATTTTTCTAATATAGTAGAATCCACGTTTAAAATAGATTCTTTAATACTATTATTATAAGAAACTATGCCACCGAGTAAAACTTTTGAGGCACCTGGAATATCCGCAAGACTTGCCGATACCAATCCAGCAGTACAACTTTCTGCTGTGAATAAAGTTTTATTGTTTTTGCCTAATATTGTAATAATATCTTTTGTTATTTTTGAAACTTCTGTCATGACTACCTTCTTGAAAATAAAATAATTTTTTATAAAGTCTTTTATTTATAATCGTATTAAATTTCCTTTTTATTAATAGTAAGTTGGTATTATAAATAAAATGTAGTATAATATATATATAATTAAATTAGGAGTAATAAATGCTGTTAAATAAAAACCCTCTTACTTTAAAATCTTGGAAAAAATTACAAGATCATTTTGAACAGATTAAAGATATAGAAATGAAAACTATGTTTATGACAGAAGACAAACAAAATACAACAAGATTTGATAAATTTCATATTCAATTTGAAGAATTGTTATTTGATTTTTCAAAAAATCGTATTAATGAAGAAACGATGACACTATTAATTGATTTAGCAAAAGAAGTTAATCTACAAGATGCTATTACTAAACAAATTTCTGGTGATTTTATTAATGTTACAGAACAACGATCAGTACTACATACAGCCTTGAGAAATAAATCTAATTCGCCTGTGATAGTTAATGGACAAGATGTTATGCCTGAGATTAATGCCGTTCTTAATCGTATGGAGATTTTTACAGAAAAAGTTCGCTCTGGTGAATGGAAAGGCTATACAGGTAAATCAATTACAGATATTGTAAATATTGGTATTGGTGGTTCTGATTTAGGACCAGTAATGGTTGTTGAAGCATTGAAATACTATAATACA of Spirochaetota bacterium contains these proteins:
- a CDS encoding TolC family protein produces the protein MNLKYSVFFLIIILTSLSFTQENDNASQVDPDIVYFSDYVYTVINKLPDIQLNKLKNIEASVNLLKALKQKEWEFNVRSGAFQESDFTGNIDSPFIFQTGWEAASSLSKTFVNIGGRMNLDFVFRQFIARGVVDGIIEKREFFVPTLTFKYAQPLLKNAFGLLDRSPIALAGLDKRMASWTVEEENAYLLANYKKIYMQWIVYAQIQEFLIESLDNSKELEKISKAQRDIGYIDEIDYQNAKMLSLEIESELLDVERTYTNLLYQISYLVDNTNIKPDLGEWDILTAALNNESFQGIPFTDTRQALILSFMQNKIKHSVGALRNSALPELNLLLTAAMEVYSTNSTSQINQMILVPAYYVGLQFKYPLGDMDYKANSTELQKYQLEYRFLVTKYQNEFDYKMSEKERNLTFYNQKINNRQIVRKALEKRYTSQYKGFLQGRNILANLIDTRNKMLQNRIEEADMQLRLIFEYFDFIAMNNRDEISMGQSMSLD
- a CDS encoding glycine--tRNA ligase subunit alpha, which produces MRNPNALTFQDIIFKLKEFWAKQDCLIREPYDLEKGAGTFNPDTFLRSLGDEPWRVAYVEPCRRPGDGRYGTNPNRMGFYYQFQALLKPAPANILDLYIQSLEYLGIDITKHDLRFVHDDWKSPTLGAWGLGWEVWLDGMEVTQFTYFQQIGGISLPSVPAELTYGTERLAMYLQDVEHFKDIQWNDTTTYGDLHLDSEWDYSTYSFEIADQALYFRLFNDFEKEFFRAIQGNAIFAAYDLAIKCSHIFNTLGSLGAISVTERESYILRVRAMTAKVAKSWVDRLESKKTSTSLQTKTSSI
- a CDS encoding threonylcarbamoyl-AMP synthase, translating into MNKSLQLAIDAILSKECVVFPTETVYGLGADAFCHQSVSRIFELKNRPPSNPLIVHIATIDQILSVTTSLSPLEQKLFEKFSPGPLSLILPKKKEISSNVTCGLNTVGVRIPNHPIALEFLSAVNLPICAPSANISGQPSPTTYEMAKFYMEDKAIILDGGTLDIGIESTVVKTDGNKIYILRSGFITAEMIADQIGIVPSTNTSQEHHSPGTQFTHYKPKATIIAFEGTPPKACDNSALLFINYDRDLSSYQHVFHFDNAIDYAHALYYTFFQCDKLNISTIYCELPPNHGQGVALRDRLIKASQ
- a CDS encoding DUF58 domain-containing protein, coding for MAENIEKFSISEIVAQTKHLAIKARKMVNSSLQSDYKSSFKGRGMEFDEVRAYTPGDNVRDIDWNVTARMNEPFIKTFIEERELQTYFIVDISASGDFGSVKSKRHLMAEITALLGFTSFFANDKTGLILSSDKIEKIIPPMHNYSHILRIIRDVFYHPSTSKKTDLNNVFRKANHLIKKKAIIFILSDFFDDSYEHALGTLSKKHEIIPIVITDPIEQNFTSPYILPIIAELEDMESNQTILRTLGKNSITDSNTFTLQYNRIFRKLGLVHATIDSSSNYLKIIDQILRKHTKH
- a CDS encoding Gfo/Idh/MocA family oxidoreductase, whose translation is MSAITTERNPINIGVVGTGHMGRYHINLLTKIIPNEYVYIYDVNTTLSSKIAKEYDVTRCSSYEELLSKVDAVVVVVPTCLHYEYSMQAMRANCHVLVEKPISDNLEHAQLMMSYAEDNNLILHIGHIERFNGAVQALREFVDNPHYFQTQRIGSVSRIQDVGVVLDLMIHDIDIILSLVDAPVKEVTAYGESIITNFEDYALATLYFENGVIASLTASRVSSYKARNIILSQEKNYIDLNYATNDLLIYRNQDNQYDISQDQITYKEGHLVDRVFVHKDNPLKAELEYFIDDINNDTGGDKYKNILWDAHSNLYTMEIAFKILQEIERNKKNRT
- a CDS encoding CinA family protein gives rise to the protein MTEVSKITKDIITILGKNNKTLFTAESCTAGLVSASLADIPGASKVLLGGIVSYNNSIKESILNVDSTILEKYGAVSFECAIAMVKGALQISQADYVISITGIAGPEGGTIEKPIGTIYTAILSQDGGWSQKFLLEGNREEIRTQSVELVLKMLLATELEDDFFDLRLRDAREI